GAATGACGGATTCGGGTATTTCAACATCCTGCCGGAGTTATTTCTCTTTTCAGCGGTCTTTATCGAATCGTTTTTTCCTGCGGGCTTCCCATTCGGACTGTATCGCATCGAACGCTTTTTGCTGGTCGGGGTTCAAAAGGCTCCGGATATCTTCCCGGACGGCCCGCCGGATCTCTTCGAACCGGGGGCGGATTTCCGCGCGAAGAGCGGAAATCTTTTGCCGCTTCTCTTCTAAAATTTCTCCGATCTGCCGTTTCTGCTCATCGGTGAGCTCGAGCCGTTTGCTGAATTCTTCCAGCATCCGGCTGTAACGGTCTTTGCCGTCACCGGTCTCTCGATATTCCAGGTACCATGTCGCAACGGCGGCTCCCGCTATAAAACCCACCAGAATCGGAATAATAAACTTTCCCCATTTAATTTTCATTGCTCCTCCAAAGCCATTGTCAGCAAGTCCTGGGCCCTTGGGCCTTCCTCCTGGAAGATCCATTGAGAGCCGGAGGTGTCCCGCCCGTTTGTCAAAAGCAGTGCCTCGATGGAGACCTGGGGAGGTTGGAGAATAACCGAGCTCCAGGTAAAAATGCCGACAATGAAACCCATGCCCATGGCGGGAACCAGCCAGCGGAGCAGGGAAGGGTGTTTTTTCCCGGCGGGTCGCTCCAAGGTCTCAATGCGCTTCATCACCTTCCGGACGAAATGGGATGACATATGGACCTGGGGCGCTTTAAAAAATGCCCGGGCGATCCGTTCCCAATCGGCGTACTCTTTCCGGCAGGCCGGACAGGATCTCAGGTGGTCCGCCGCTTCCTGAGCCTCCGTTCCTGAAAGTTCTCCGTCATACAGCATTAAAAGCTGTTCTTTGAGCCGATCGTGATCCATGTCTTCTGCTTGGTTAGACGTCATCGTTGCCTAAAAAGTGTCGCATTTTTTCCTTGAAATTTTCCCGGGCCCGCCGCAGTTGCGCCCGGACGCTCTCCACGGAACAGCCCAGGACCCCGGCGATTTCCCGATAATCGAGCCCCTGAACTTCCCGCAGGACCAGAACCGTCTTGTATTTCAAAGGCATATGAGACAACACGCGCTCGATCAAATCGGACGCTTCGAGTCTTTGGTGGGGGTTGGAGGGCTCTGAGAGGAGTTGGTTGAGCTTGTCGCCTTCACGCTGTGCCAGTTCCTCCCAGGATTCGATGTCCCGCCGGGACCGGGCCCTCATGAGGTCCGTGCAATGGTTGACGGTGATCCGATGGAGCCAGGTGGAGAAGGCGGCTTCACCGCGAAATTGGTGGAGGGAGCGGTAGGCCTTGAGAAAGATCTCCTGCGCCGCATCCTCGCCGTCCGCGGAATTGGAAAGAAGGAAGGTGCAAAGCCGGACCATCTTTATATGGTGCTTCCGTACAAGCGCTTCATAAGCCTCCGGCTGACCGGATAAAATTTTCTGGATGATTTCACGTTCTTCGATAGATCCCCCCAAAAATATTGCCGTTGCGGCAATGTGTATTTTACACCAGGGGGATCATTGAATGGAAATATAGATGGCCAAGGAAAGGGGTAACTATCCCGCCGACGCAACCTCCCCGGAGGTTCGACGGAGCGTTCGACCGAGCCCACGGCCAAGCCTCGCCGGGGGACTTTTAAAATCTAAGGCCGGAGTTTTGAATTGGATTTATTTCTGGAACGCTTCTTTGAGCAGTTGGCTTTGTCTGGAAAAGGCTTTTCGGGCATCTTTGTGTTCTTTCATGAGAGCGATTTCTTGGGTTAAAAGGCGGGCCAGATGCATGGTGTGGGCTTCGCGATTTCGGAGTTGGCATTTATAAAGGGGATGGTCCTGGTTCACATAGATCACGCTTCCCTCCGTAAAACATTCCGGGCCGTCCTCCCCGAAACGGTCCAGACAACAACTGATTCCCGTTTGTCCCAGCTTCAAGCGCTGGATGATGGCATTGGGGGTCAACGGAACGGCTTTGGGCTTTTTGGTCCTGGGCTTACGGGGTTTTGAGACGGGTTCTTCCTTTTCTCCAAGCGTTTCGACCTTTGAAGTTTTCTTTTCAG
This portion of the Nitrospiria bacterium genome encodes:
- a CDS encoding zf-HC2 domain-containing protein, whose product is MDHDRLKEQLLMLYDGELSGTEAQEAADHLRSCPACRKEYADWERIARAFFKAPQVHMSSHFVRKVMKRIETLERPAGKKHPSLLRWLVPAMGMGFIVGIFTWSSVILQPPQVSIEALLLTNGRDTSGSQWIFQEEGPRAQDLLTMALEEQ
- a CDS encoding RNA polymerase sigma factor, whose protein sequence is MGGSIEEREIIQKILSGQPEAYEALVRKHHIKMVRLCTFLLSNSADGEDAAQEIFLKAYRSLHQFRGEAAFSTWLHRITVNHCTDLMRARSRRDIESWEELAQREGDKLNQLLSEPSNPHQRLEASDLIERVLSHMPLKYKTVLVLREVQGLDYREIAGVLGCSVESVRAQLRRARENFKEKMRHFLGNDDV